Proteins from a genomic interval of Paenibacillus sp. FSL H8-0048:
- a CDS encoding glycoside hydrolase family 43 protein, translating into MNVRNPVIAGYYPDPSVVRVNEDFYLINSTFEYFPGVPIFHSRDLTGWTPIGHVLTRQSQLDLRTTKSSSGIYAATIRYHAGRFYMITTDVRGIGNFYVTADKPEGPWSDPILLPHGGIDPSLFFDDDGRAYVTVQNGAGYESHIIQYEIDPLSGEVLSEPVNIWSGDDGPWVEGPHLYKIKGVYYLMTASGGTAGDHREIIARSSHPYGPFEDKPEPILTHRGLKNHPVQCLGHADLVEDTSGQWWAVFLGMRPVDGRYSPLGRETFLAPVTWTEDGWPMIDNNEGTVIAADESSLEDQVRRFTPEDGFGPEWAFLRAYEAERYSWTERTGSLAMRGNAYTLDDEAPAVFACLRQQHHRMELGMSLDFTPVIEGEHAGLAARLNNRGYLFWGLALRSGRRVMELVVKNGEERQVHQYEVSGQGPVQLRLRCDGHYYHCSYSADGVSWHEVPETVHVSVLSPEVNGGFTGVCLGVHASGNGTEDASPAYYEGFYYSNIKGDAL; encoded by the coding sequence ATGAACGTGCGGAATCCCGTGATTGCCGGGTATTATCCGGACCCCAGTGTGGTCCGTGTGAATGAAGATTTTTATCTGATTAACAGTACCTTTGAATATTTTCCGGGTGTGCCTATCTTCCATAGCAGGGATCTGACCGGCTGGACCCCGATAGGGCATGTGCTGACCCGCCAGTCCCAGCTGGATCTGCGGACCACCAAGAGCTCGTCAGGCATCTACGCCGCTACCATCCGCTATCATGCCGGGCGTTTCTACATGATTACTACAGATGTCAGAGGCATCGGCAATTTCTATGTGACTGCGGACAAGCCCGAGGGTCCCTGGTCTGATCCGATTCTGCTGCCGCACGGAGGCATTGATCCGTCTCTGTTCTTCGATGATGACGGGCGCGCCTATGTCACGGTACAGAATGGTGCAGGGTATGAATCGCATATTATTCAGTACGAGATTGATCCGTTGTCCGGCGAAGTACTGTCGGAGCCGGTCAACATCTGGAGCGGGGATGACGGCCCATGGGTCGAAGGTCCGCATCTGTACAAGATCAAGGGCGTCTACTATCTGATGACCGCCTCCGGCGGCACGGCGGGTGATCACCGGGAGATTATTGCCCGCAGCAGCCACCCATACGGCCCGTTCGAGGACAAGCCGGAGCCGATCCTGACCCACCGGGGACTGAAGAACCATCCGGTTCAATGCCTTGGGCATGCCGATCTGGTAGAGGATACATCCGGTCAGTGGTGGGCGGTCTTCCTGGGCATGCGTCCTGTAGATGGCCGGTATTCCCCGCTGGGCCGGGAGACCTTCCTGGCTCCGGTCACCTGGACAGAGGACGGCTGGCCGATGATTGACAATAATGAAGGCACCGTTATAGCCGCTGACGAGTCCAGCCTGGAGGACCAGGTGCGGCGCTTTACGCCAGAGGACGGCTTCGGGCCGGAGTGGGCCTTCCTCCGCGCTTATGAAGCGGAGCGTTATTCCTGGACCGAGCGCACAGGAAGCCTCGCTATGCGCGGGAATGCTTACACGCTGGACGATGAAGCACCGGCTGTGTTCGCATGCCTACGCCAGCAGCATCACCGGATGGAGCTGGGCATGAGCCTTGACTTCACACCGGTGATCGAAGGCGAGCATGCCGGACTGGCCGCGCGGCTCAATAACCGGGGCTATCTCTTCTGGGGACTGGCCTTGCGCAGCGGCCGCCGGGTGATGGAGCTTGTAGTGAAGAACGGTGAGGAGCGGCAGGTTCACCAGTACGAGGTAAGCGGTCAAGGTCCCGTTCAGCTTCGTCTGCGCTGTGATGGTCATTACTACCACTGCTCCTATTCGGCAGACGGGGTCTCCTGGCATGAAGTACCGGAGACAGTTCATGTATCGGTCCTGTCTCCGGAAGTCAACGGCGGCTTCACTGGTGTCTGCCTTGGTGTACATGCCTCGGGCAACGGCACTGAGGATGCCAGCCCTGCTTATTATGAAGGATTCTATTATTCCAATATCAAAGGAGATGCCTTATGA
- a CDS encoding glycoside hydrolase family 43 protein, giving the protein MNQQQPPKPNQPIVTHIYTADPSAHVYEGKIYIYPSHDLDHDEPSNDNGDQYKMEDYHVLSMDSFDSPVVDHGEALHLRDIPWASKQLWAPDAAYKNNTYYLFFPARDHDGIFRLGVATSESPAGPFTPQPNYMEGSFSIDPAVLVDDDNQSYIYFGGLWGGQLEKWQTGSFVADAEGPALDQPALGPQVALLSDDMLSFQGKPAEISIVDEDGNPILAGDEERRYFEGPWMHKYNGDYYLSYSTGTTHKLVYAVGKNPMGPFTFKGEILSPVIGWTTHHSIVQVEDKWYLFYHDSSLSEGVNHKRCVKYTELKYNADGTIQKINPYPDAE; this is encoded by the coding sequence ATGAATCAGCAACAACCCCCTAAGCCTAATCAACCGATTGTAACTCACATCTATACCGCGGACCCGTCCGCCCATGTCTATGAAGGCAAAATCTATATCTATCCTTCCCACGATCTGGATCATGACGAGCCGAGCAATGATAACGGCGACCAGTACAAGATGGAAGATTATCATGTCCTCTCGATGGACAGCTTCGATTCCCCGGTAGTCGATCATGGTGAAGCGCTGCATCTGAGAGATATTCCCTGGGCTTCCAAGCAGCTCTGGGCACCGGATGCCGCTTATAAGAACAACACTTACTATCTGTTCTTCCCGGCCCGTGACCATGACGGCATCTTCCGCCTGGGAGTGGCTACGTCGGAGTCCCCGGCAGGCCCGTTCACGCCGCAGCCGAATTATATGGAAGGCAGCTTCAGTATTGACCCGGCCGTGCTGGTGGATGACGACAACCAGTCGTATATCTACTTCGGCGGACTCTGGGGCGGCCAGCTGGAGAAGTGGCAGACCGGCAGCTTCGTAGCGGATGCGGAAGGACCGGCGCTGGACCAGCCTGCACTTGGACCGCAGGTTGCTCTGCTTAGCGACGACATGCTGTCCTTCCAGGGCAAGCCTGCCGAGATCTCCATTGTCGATGAAGACGGGAATCCGATCCTCGCTGGAGATGAAGAGCGCAGATATTTTGAAGGCCCATGGATGCACAAATATAACGGCGATTACTACCTGTCTTACTCTACAGGAACCACGCATAAGCTCGTGTATGCGGTCGGCAAGAACCCGATGGGACCGTTCACGTTCAAGGGCGAGATTCTCTCTCCCGTTATTGGCTGGACAACTCACCACTCCATCGTGCAGGTTGAAGACAAATGGTATCTGTTCTACCACGACAGCTCCCTGTCCGAAGGCGTCAACCATAAGCGCTGCGTGAAGTACACCGAGCTGAAGTACAACGCCGACGGAACGATCCAGAAGATCAATCCTTATCCGGATGCGGAGTAA
- a CDS encoding response regulator, with amino-acid sequence MYTAVILEDEIPALDLLEVLVSRHESFTISGTFTNPAEALQQLPELQPDIIFLDVEMPQMNGLELAHRIREVSEQAHIVFTTGHAHYALEAFDVQALDYIVKPVTPKAIERVYGRIARQQSSRRTPGRQAAASNIEAQAPVVTGFGRLEVRNQEQQLLQFPTRISEELFAYLLCHPNREVDKWKLSELLWPDMDGERVLRNLHTAIYRVKRVMEAAALPMRIKKTPEGYTLDTGSFVYDVMQYQQAGQMLTGPRLEAEQLEKLFGLYRGPLFQGKPYVWKISLEEKYRLIYEKLSLRLIGEAVSGGSLQAAEDRFYACLLADPQNEEFYRQLLQLFPAEDQHRRMQQMYTRLKEGYS; translated from the coding sequence GTGTACACTGCCGTAATTTTGGAAGATGAGATTCCTGCACTGGATTTGCTGGAGGTGCTGGTCAGCCGTCATGAGAGCTTCACGATATCCGGTACGTTCACCAATCCTGCCGAGGCGCTGCAACAGCTGCCGGAGCTGCAGCCGGATATTATTTTTCTGGATGTAGAGATGCCGCAGATGAACGGACTGGAGCTTGCCCATCGAATTCGTGAGGTGTCGGAGCAGGCGCATATTGTGTTTACGACAGGTCATGCGCATTATGCGCTGGAAGCCTTCGATGTTCAGGCCTTGGATTACATTGTCAAGCCTGTTACCCCGAAAGCGATTGAGCGGGTGTACGGCCGTATAGCCAGACAGCAATCTTCCCGGAGAACGCCGGGGCGGCAGGCAGCTGCTTCTAATATAGAAGCCCAAGCCCCGGTAGTTACGGGATTTGGACGGTTGGAGGTGCGTAACCAAGAGCAACAGCTGCTCCAATTCCCTACGCGGATCTCGGAGGAACTCTTCGCCTATCTGCTCTGTCATCCTAACCGTGAGGTGGATAAATGGAAGCTGTCGGAGCTGCTCTGGCCGGATATGGATGGAGAGCGGGTTCTTCGCAATCTGCACACAGCTATCTATAGGGTGAAAAGAGTCATGGAAGCAGCAGCCCTCCCCATGAGAATCAAGAAGACCCCGGAGGGCTATACGCTGGATACCGGTTCATTCGTCTACGACGTTATGCAATATCAGCAGGCGGGACAGATGCTGACAGGTCCGCGTCTGGAGGCAGAGCAGCTGGAGAAGCTCTTTGGCCTCTACCGGGGACCTTTGTTCCAGGGGAAGCCATATGTATGGAAGATTTCCCTGGAAGAGAAATACCGTCTGATCTATGAGAAGCTCAGTCTCCGGCTGATTGGCGAGGCGGTATCAGGTGGTTCCCTTCAGGCAGCGGAGGACCGGTTCTATGCCTGTCTGTTGGCCGATCCGCAGAATGAGGAGTTTTACCGCCAGCTGCTGCAGCTTTTTCCGGCTGAAGACCAGCACCGGCGCATGCAGCAGATGTATACCCGGCTTAAGGAAGGCTATTCCTGA
- a CDS encoding S-layer homology domain-containing protein, translating into MKLKKLLALVMVPTMLLSMFPAAPESAYADTADWSARAAYGGEGGTELFLGGKFIELGISNWGNFGTMGNKPANFRGTNSRPNLGMSADHDGYGTGKDLPVDYYLPGTPEERFAVGYQSEGNTYAKSNSALMNAHDMPTRVVNTSQTNKGTLSATTVSTWAGAMEIKQVISFKEDQKFYRNEVTITNLTGKKWDGARYMRTMDPDNTVDQGGAFVTSNMVTHTIEEDGAAVVRANTTGDNDPLYKAFNSRAPIFFYSSNPRAKASVFGFSNSNPYAEAAYDIPAAKDKEVVADTGITITWDSGAMAARESKKFTYYTSLDERDFSEVISEIELDEEDSTDLTEAKANDGTVTGNQMVNIVGATLADPIDVSHIRVNNLPEGLDFDVTRLSDTELNFTLKGAAANHGKDATTNDLSVTVDKENLIGNASGLTTKTFSVTFRDPAVLSLNKGIVSEAVYGSGEVTETLGVKLTGGKFAAPINAADVQVHGLPAGLGTSVTRVSDTELELKFTGSATVTSDVYGAYVTVASGKLTGAPAELSSNTFKFDFMDKEPYLVVKSPLLYESELNDGSIEGALVLELKNGSFDDSVIEAIEAVNWPPGLTPGKVTVDSPNQITVAFAGQAASHKSADSVDRAAVTVAGIPSGTFAILFRSPPAAIAVSPEVIHDAGDGTAAEKLTVTLRNGVFTEEVTGGVNINNLPEGLDYKVVRISDTVLEIQITGEAAGKLEASAFASVTVDPSVIVDGVKPVTSNNFDLQLPGTVSLVNRDAAAITWDTIRQENVVQKSVVSELLLPETGALGSTITWTSSNEAVIGPDGTVTRPVFAEGDQEVTLTAVLKNGDSEQIKTFVLVVKKQAGTDKQSVTEDTDLLTWDTIREENVSQESVTSDVYLPVAGENGSSIEWTSSDEGVITKDGKLQAPAYLDGDRTVTLTAVITKGDVTETKEFVLTAVKHPLTDEESVKESLEALTWDMIRAGNETPEQVKTKLDLMTQGRYDSAITWTSTEPSVVGTDGTVNRPGSGIGDRKVILTATITKGNVTVTKEFAVTVKEKREGLDAQLDEAAQLLAIGYQGQDTAKSVTQAITLISKGYYDSDVVWTSHRSDIVSSAGEVQRPLKDTVVRLTARVAKEGFFREKDFYITVKGTSPVNLPQDELNIAITYAPGDSEESVTRNLFLPKTGETGSVLTWTSSNPDVVTNTGRVKRPGPDEQDVTVKLSVKLADPDRPGETLVKTFTIVVKKLSDQEAAEDAARSTGINTAATFAPGDTWESVTEAFVLLQTGKYDTKITWASSEVSVIAVQQNADQAKGNVTLPVQDTNVILTATFTRGGKSAVKNYLLIVKAQGVTKEGTVRQPTSRQAGLSTPNDGSPLQQGVTILRTNLSNGTKIDTIVIDENEMYNLVEGVNPNDPDAANRKVTINHVDDSAAQADEIAVEIPSGAVSVLAGRKASLDIVTALGSIRLDAASLEQLEATATDLYFRVVPVQDMLEQLKVQSNAILSGVSKLALTSDKTLQTLGAPREIEANYSKINTKILLPLYEIAGDIPLQSSGARDAFLNSLRVYVEHSDGEIAVYTPEIVYNTSGEPVALEIQINKFSTFQIVRITDKSPEPAPAATPKPTATPAPQATGTGVPARSEELTAGSLKELQNKGGEIVVESDLGTASLAAAGLNLAEISKQFGLTNVNTDDIVIYTELAASAPGSLDAFKLAAGKQNVQPGSLLANFSVKAKYQGQTVTINNHGWVKYTLPVPADMKITTGVLYRDGKIYHQPTYVTIKDGRYYATINSLENGDFGLIWNPLEFLDVAKHWSKADVNDMGSRLVASGTKPEVFEPQRNITRAEFTAMLARALGIVTHDERLVTFSDVSAGGWYGLELQVATRNGLITGYPDGTFRPDNNISRQEAMAIVSRAISITELKSSRSEEQAQQLLKSFTDSASVAGWAIANVKQNLSAGIILGRDEQRLAPKENITRAEASAAIRRLLIQSNLINP; encoded by the coding sequence ATGAAGCTTAAGAAGCTGCTGGCGCTGGTCATGGTGCCCACTATGCTGTTGTCTATGTTCCCGGCAGCACCTGAATCAGCGTATGCAGATACAGCGGATTGGAGTGCCCGTGCCGCTTACGGCGGGGAAGGCGGAACAGAGCTTTTCCTGGGAGGCAAGTTCATTGAACTGGGCATAAGTAACTGGGGGAATTTCGGTACGATGGGCAATAAGCCCGCTAACTTCCGCGGCACGAATTCAAGACCGAATCTGGGGATGAGTGCCGACCATGACGGCTATGGGACAGGTAAAGACCTGCCGGTCGATTATTATCTGCCGGGCACACCGGAAGAACGCTTCGCGGTAGGATACCAGAGCGAGGGAAATACATATGCGAAGTCCAATTCAGCTCTGATGAACGCCCACGATATGCCTACTAGAGTTGTAAATACCTCGCAGACGAATAAAGGGACTCTAAGTGCGACTACGGTATCCACTTGGGCTGGCGCAATGGAGATTAAGCAAGTGATCAGCTTCAAAGAGGATCAGAAGTTCTACCGCAATGAGGTAACTATCACCAACCTGACGGGTAAAAAATGGGACGGGGCGCGGTATATGCGTACCATGGACCCGGATAACACAGTGGATCAGGGAGGAGCCTTTGTCACTTCCAATATGGTGACTCACACTATCGAAGAGGATGGTGCCGCTGTAGTTAGAGCGAATACCACCGGAGATAATGATCCGCTCTACAAGGCCTTCAATTCAAGAGCGCCGATCTTCTTCTACTCCAGCAATCCGCGGGCGAAGGCCTCTGTCTTCGGGTTCAGCAACAGCAACCCTTATGCAGAAGCCGCTTATGACATCCCGGCGGCCAAGGACAAGGAAGTTGTAGCGGACACAGGAATTACCATCACCTGGGATTCAGGTGCGATGGCTGCCCGTGAGAGCAAGAAATTCACCTATTATACAAGTCTGGACGAGAGGGATTTCAGTGAGGTCATCTCGGAAATCGAGCTGGATGAGGAAGACAGTACAGATCTGACGGAGGCTAAGGCTAATGATGGAACGGTTACCGGCAATCAGATGGTCAACATTGTCGGGGCCACCCTTGCAGATCCTATTGATGTGAGCCACATCCGTGTTAATAATCTGCCGGAAGGACTTGATTTTGACGTGACCCGGCTGAGTGATACCGAGCTTAACTTCACGCTGAAGGGTGCTGCCGCTAATCACGGCAAGGATGCGACTACGAACGATCTGTCCGTTACGGTCGATAAGGAGAATCTAATCGGGAACGCCTCCGGTCTGACGACCAAGACCTTCAGTGTAACCTTCAGAGACCCTGCGGTGCTCAGTCTGAATAAAGGCATTGTATCTGAAGCAGTCTACGGCTCAGGTGAGGTTACTGAGACGCTCGGTGTGAAGCTTACAGGCGGTAAATTCGCCGCACCAATTAATGCAGCCGATGTACAGGTGCATGGCCTGCCTGCCGGTCTCGGCACGAGCGTGACCAGAGTCTCCGACACCGAGCTGGAGCTCAAATTCACTGGTTCAGCAACAGTGACCAGCGATGTCTACGGCGCTTATGTAACCGTGGCATCCGGCAAGCTGACAGGAGCACCGGCAGAGCTGAGCTCGAACACCTTCAAATTCGACTTCATGGACAAAGAGCCTTATCTGGTGGTCAAGTCACCGCTGCTCTATGAGTCTGAGCTGAATGACGGCTCGATTGAGGGAGCCCTTGTACTGGAGCTGAAGAACGGTTCCTTCGACGATTCAGTGATCGAGGCCATTGAAGCGGTGAATTGGCCGCCGGGCTTGACGCCGGGTAAGGTTACCGTGGACAGTCCGAATCAGATTACGGTAGCTTTTGCCGGACAGGCAGCCAGCCATAAGTCCGCTGACAGCGTGGACAGGGCAGCAGTTACGGTGGCAGGAATTCCGTCAGGAACCTTCGCCATCCTCTTCCGCTCGCCTCCGGCAGCAATTGCGGTGTCTCCTGAAGTGATTCACGATGCTGGCGACGGGACAGCGGCAGAGAAGCTGACGGTTACCCTGCGTAATGGTGTATTCACCGAAGAGGTTACCGGTGGCGTTAACATCAACAATCTGCCGGAAGGTCTGGATTACAAGGTGGTCCGGATCAGCGACACTGTGCTGGAGATCCAGATCACCGGAGAAGCAGCCGGCAAGCTTGAGGCCTCGGCCTTTGCTTCAGTGACTGTAGATCCGTCCGTCATTGTAGACGGCGTCAAACCGGTGACCTCGAATAACTTTGACCTGCAGCTTCCGGGCACAGTCTCTCTGGTGAACCGCGATGCAGCAGCCATCACCTGGGACACTATCCGGCAAGAGAATGTGGTGCAGAAGTCTGTTGTGTCAGAGCTGCTTTTACCGGAGACAGGTGCTCTCGGCAGCACGATTACCTGGACCTCCAGCAACGAGGCCGTTATTGGGCCGGACGGAACGGTAACACGCCCTGTATTTGCAGAGGGGGATCAGGAGGTTACTTTGACTGCAGTGCTGAAGAACGGAGATTCTGAACAGATCAAGACCTTCGTACTGGTAGTCAAAAAACAAGCCGGCACCGACAAACAATCGGTAACCGAAGATACAGACCTGCTGACTTGGGATACGATCCGCGAAGAGAATGTCAGCCAGGAATCAGTAACTTCCGATGTATACTTGCCGGTGGCCGGCGAGAATGGCAGCAGCATCGAATGGACTTCTTCAGATGAAGGGGTCATTACGAAGGATGGCAAGCTTCAGGCGCCTGCCTACCTGGATGGCGACCGTACTGTTACCTTGACGGCGGTTATCACCAAGGGTGATGTAACAGAAACGAAAGAATTCGTACTCACCGCAGTCAAGCATCCGCTGACGGATGAAGAGTCTGTGAAGGAGAGCCTCGAAGCGCTGACCTGGGACATGATCAGGGCAGGCAATGAGACACCGGAGCAGGTGAAGACGAAGCTGGACTTGATGACACAAGGCCGCTATGACAGCGCGATTACCTGGACCTCCACGGAGCCGTCCGTAGTGGGTACAGACGGTACAGTGAACCGTCCCGGCTCGGGTATTGGGGACCGTAAGGTGATCCTTACTGCAACCATTACTAAAGGCAATGTCACCGTGACCAAAGAATTCGCTGTAACGGTCAAGGAGAAGCGTGAAGGCCTTGATGCTCAGCTTGATGAAGCTGCCCAGCTCCTGGCTATCGGGTATCAAGGACAGGATACCGCGAAGAGCGTAACGCAAGCGATCACACTGATCTCGAAGGGGTACTACGATTCCGACGTCGTATGGACAAGCCACCGCAGCGATATTGTCAGCAGCGCAGGCGAAGTGCAGCGTCCGCTGAAGGATACAGTAGTCCGGCTGACGGCGCGTGTGGCGAAGGAAGGTTTTTTCCGGGAGAAGGATTTCTACATTACTGTTAAAGGAACCAGCCCGGTCAATCTTCCTCAGGATGAATTGAATATTGCCATCACTTATGCTCCGGGAGATTCAGAGGAGTCGGTGACCCGGAATCTGTTCCTGCCGAAGACAGGAGAGACCGGATCGGTGCTGACCTGGACCTCCAGCAATCCGGATGTTGTTACGAATACCGGACGGGTTAAGCGGCCGGGACCGGATGAACAGGATGTGACAGTAAAGCTTAGCGTGAAGCTGGCCGACCCTGACCGTCCGGGCGAGACCCTGGTTAAGACCTTTACGATTGTTGTCAAAAAGCTCAGTGACCAGGAAGCCGCAGAGGATGCGGCAAGAAGCACCGGAATCAACACGGCGGCCACCTTCGCTCCCGGGGATACGTGGGAGAGTGTCACCGAAGCCTTCGTACTGCTGCAAACCGGCAAATACGATACGAAGATTACCTGGGCTTCGAGTGAAGTTTCGGTCATCGCTGTCCAGCAGAATGCGGACCAGGCCAAGGGCAATGTAACTCTTCCGGTCCAGGATACGAATGTCATTCTGACCGCAACCTTCACCCGGGGCGGCAAGAGTGCAGTGAAGAATTATCTGCTGATCGTTAAGGCACAAGGCGTGACCAAGGAAGGCACTGTCCGTCAGCCGACCTCCAGACAGGCTGGCTTGTCTACTCCGAATGATGGAAGTCCGCTTCAGCAGGGCGTAACGATTCTTAGAACGAATCTGTCAAACGGAACGAAGATCGATACGATTGTGATTGATGAGAATGAAATGTATAACCTGGTGGAAGGCGTGAATCCAAATGACCCGGATGCAGCCAACCGGAAGGTAACCATTAATCATGTGGATGATTCCGCAGCACAGGCGGATGAGATTGCAGTGGAGATTCCTTCCGGCGCGGTATCGGTTCTGGCCGGACGCAAGGCTTCACTGGATATTGTCACAGCACTGGGTTCCATCCGTCTGGATGCAGCCAGCCTGGAGCAGCTCGAAGCAACTGCTACAGACCTGTACTTCCGGGTTGTACCGGTGCAGGATATGCTGGAGCAGCTCAAGGTTCAGAGCAATGCGATCCTAAGCGGTGTCTCCAAGCTGGCGCTGACCAGCGACAAGACGCTTCAGACGCTTGGAGCGCCAAGAGAGATTGAAGCCAACTACAGCAAGATCAATACCAAGATTCTGCTGCCGCTGTATGAAATCGCAGGCGACATTCCGCTGCAAAGCTCAGGGGCGCGTGATGCCTTCCTGAACAGCTTGCGGGTATACGTTGAACACAGCGACGGCGAAATTGCCGTCTACACTCCAGAGATCGTGTACAATACCAGCGGTGAGCCTGTAGCGCTGGAGATTCAGATTAACAAGTTCAGCACCTTCCAGATTGTGCGGATTACAGATAAGAGTCCTGAGCCTGCGCCGGCCGCAACACCTAAGCCGACAGCTACACCGGCTCCGCAAGCAACCGGTACTGGCGTTCCGGCACGCAGCGAAGAGCTTACTGCCGGCAGCCTGAAGGAATTGCAGAACAAAGGCGGCGAGATTGTCGTTGAGTCTGATCTGGGTACAGCGAGTCTGGCTGCCGCAGGTCTGAATCTGGCAGAGATCAGCAAGCAGTTCGGTCTTACGAATGTGAATACAGATGACATCGTCATCTATACTGAACTGGCCGCATCTGCTCCTGGAAGCCTGGACGCTTTCAAGCTTGCTGCCGGCAAGCAGAATGTACAGCCCGGCAGCCTTCTTGCGAACTTCTCCGTTAAGGCGAAGTACCAGGGGCAGACTGTGACAATAAACAACCACGGCTGGGTGAAATATACGCTGCCGGTTCCGGCAGATATGAAGATTACGACCGGTGTACTCTACCGGGATGGTAAAATCTATCACCAGCCTACCTATGTAACCATTAAAGACGGACGTTATTACGCTACGATTAACAGCCTGGAGAACGGCGATTTCGGTCTGATCTGGAATCCGCTGGAATTCCTGGATGTGGCGAAGCACTGGAGCAAGGCGGATGTGAATGACATGGGCTCAAGACTCGTGGCCAGCGGCACGAAGCCAGAAGTCTTTGAACCGCAGCGGAATATCACCCGGGCTGAATTCACAGCGATGCTGGCCAGAGCGCTCGGTATTGTCACCCATGATGAGCGGCTGGTTACATTCAGCGATGTCTCCGCAGGCGGATGGTATGGGCTGGAGCTTCAGGTTGCGACCCGGAACGGCCTGATCACCGGCTATCCGGACGGAACCTTCAGACCGGACAATAACATCTCCAGACAGGAAGCGATGGCAATTGTCAGCAGAGCGATTAGTATTACAGAGCTGAAGTCTTCGCGCAGCGAAGAGCAGGCTCAGCAGCTGCTGAAGTCCTTCACCGATTCTGCATCCGTAGCGGGCTGGGCGATTGCTAATGTGAAACAGAATCTATCAGCGGGCATTATTCTGGGCAGAGACGAGCAGCGTCTTGCACCTAAAGAGAATATTACGCGTGCCGAGGCATCGGCGGCGATCCGCAGACTGCTGATTCAATCCAATCTGATTAATCCGTAA
- the treR gene encoding trehalose operon repressor — translation MRENIFVQIYTEYSSLIQSGQLTPGTKLPSESELAEAYNTSRETVRKALNLLYREGYINKIKGRGSFVLDMTRMDFPVTGLISFQELTGTLGVPSRTLVEETVLEPAGSLLSRHLRIAEETPVWKVVRAREIEAERIILDKDYFRSDIVPFLSKEIAAGSIFEYLESELGLKISYAKKLISVEPVTGEDQRLLDLKQYQHIVVVRNYVYLENTVLFQYTESRHRLDKFQFVDFARRVRR, via the coding sequence ATGAGAGAGAATATATTTGTGCAGATCTATACGGAATACAGCAGCCTAATCCAGTCCGGCCAGCTCACACCCGGGACCAAGCTGCCCTCTGAGAGTGAGCTGGCTGAGGCTTATAACACTTCGCGGGAGACGGTGCGCAAGGCGCTGAATCTTTTGTACCGCGAGGGCTATATTAACAAAATCAAAGGCAGGGGCTCGTTCGTGCTGGATATGACGCGGATGGATTTCCCCGTAACCGGACTGATCTCATTTCAGGAGCTGACCGGGACACTCGGGGTTCCCTCACGGACACTGGTAGAAGAGACAGTCCTGGAGCCGGCAGGCTCCCTGCTCTCCCGGCATCTGCGCATTGCTGAAGAGACTCCGGTGTGGAAGGTGGTTCGTGCCAGAGAGATCGAAGCCGAGCGGATTATTCTGGATAAGGATTATTTCCGGTCCGATATCGTTCCCTTTCTCAGCAAGGAGATCGCAGCAGGCTCTATTTTTGAATACCTTGAGTCTGAACTGGGTCTGAAGATCAGTTATGCCAAAAAGCTGATCTCCGTTGAGCCCGTGACCGGGGAGGATCAGCGTCTGCTGGACCTGAAGCAATACCAGCATATTGTTGTGGTGCGGAACTATGTGTATCTGGAGAATACTGTGCTGTTCCAATACACCGAATCCCGGCACCGGCTGGACAAGTTTCAGTTTGTGGATTTTGCGAGACGGGTTAGGCGGTGA